One window of the Manihot esculenta cultivar AM560-2 chromosome 14, M.esculenta_v8, whole genome shotgun sequence genome contains the following:
- the LOC110600252 gene encoding HVA22-like protein a, translating to MGSGAGSFLKVILKNFDVLAGPVVSLVYPLYASIRAIETKSVVDDQQWLTYWVLYSMITLIELTFAKVIEWIPIWSYAKLILTCWLVIPYFSGAAYVYEHFVRPLFVNPQQTINIWYVPRKKDVFNKSDDILTAAEKYIEENGTEAFEKLIHRADKSRSNIYANTIFDEDYRY from the exons ATGGGATCTGGAGCTGGAAGCTTCCTCAAGGTGATTCTTAAGAACTTTGATGTTCTTGCTGG GCCTGTGGTCAGTCTTGTTTATCCTCT ATATGCCTCAATTAGGGCAATTGAGACCAAATCCGTTGTTGACGACCAGCAGTGGCTTACTTATTGGGTCCTTTATTCTATGATTACTCTCATCGAGCTCACCTTTGCTAAGGTCATTGAATG GATACCTATATGGTCATATGCAAAGCTCATTTTGACATGCTGGTTGGTGATCCCATACTTCAGCGGTGCCGCGTATGTTTATGAGCACTTTGTGAGACCTCTCTTTGTTAACCCACAACAAACTATTAATATCTGGTATGTCCCACGGAAGAAGGATGTCTTCAATAAGTCAGATGACATTCTAACTGCTGCAGAGAAATACATTGAAGAGAACGGAACTGAAGCATTTGAGAAGCTTATTCACAGG GCTGACAAGTCCAGGAGTAACATTTATGCAAACACAATCTTCGATGAGGATTATAGATATTAA
- the LOC110600253 gene encoding transcription factor bHLH47, translated as MGLEDPLSAADETDVAAETIGKRGCPGKKNGKIPRRIHKAEREKLKREQLNDLFLELASALELTQPNNGKASILSEAARLLKDLLGLIECLKKENGSLLSESRYVTIEKNELKEENSALDTEIEQLQSELEKRVALSKPDLNVPPPEFHHPRLTPHFPGESLGLPAAEATLQQAPAVFVVPLHPDLQAYPRTTSNVSKPHARYPTPADSWPSQLLGEQEQLTARKEVQ; from the exons ATGGGTCTTGAGGATCCTCTTTCTGCGGCTGATGAGACGGATGTAGCAGCAGAGACTATTGGAAAAAG GGGTTGCCCTGGTAAGAAAAATGGGAAAATTCCTAGAAGAATTCACAAGGCCGAGAGGGAAAAACTGAAGCGGGAGCAATTGAATGACCTCTTCCTTGAGCTAGCCAGTGCTCTCG AACTTACCCAACCAAATAATGGGAAGGCCTCCATTTTGTCTGAAGCTGCTAGATTGTTGAAGGACTTGCTTGGTCTGATCGAGTGTCTCAAGAAGGAGAATGGATCTCTGTTATCTGAATCTCGCTAT GTAACAATTGAGAAGAATGAACTGAAGGAAGAAAACTCTGCTTTAGATACTGAGATTGAGCAATTGCAGAGTGAACTGGAAAAAAGAGTGGCCCTATCGAAACCTGACCTTAATGTGCCTCCTCCTGAGTTTCACCATCCTCGACTGACACCACATTTTCCTGGGGAGTCACTGGGGTTGCCTGCAGCAGAAGCTACATTACAGCAAGCACCAGCTGTCTTTGTTGTCCCCCTCCATCCTGATCTCCAAGCTTATCCGAGGACTACCTCGAATGTGAGTAAACCACATGCTAGGTATCCAACGCCTGCAGATTCATGGCCATCCCAACTTCTTGGGGAGCAGGAGCAGCTAACAGCCAGGAAGGAAGTTCAATAG